In Leptospira stimsonii, one DNA window encodes the following:
- a CDS encoding UDP-N-acetylglucosamine--N-acetylmuramyl-(pentapeptide) pyrophosphoryl-undecaprenol N-acetylglucosamine transferase, with product MRSIVIAAGGTGGHISPGVALAEVLTDLKEQIGYENLYLFSLERNRNNPDLEQAPCKVLWHNLPPLSSNILLFPFRYTYQILKTFLLFRKLNVDVVIGMGGYSTVASILYGVLFRKKVYLCEQNCIPGNVNRLFFRFANKAAFSFPPVDHSVPCDWSIIGNPLRKKTLPKMSLKFSEKYDTKKKKQFNVLVMGGSQGARQINNIVVRLMDHDEINTQFRFRLLTGSALYEEVSQKTKKDAELISYTDNMKEQYEWANFVIARSGSGVLSECAAFALPMILIPYPYAKDDHQMANAKYFELNGAAVVLDQKDEDESHLFRILDKLANDVSLLNDMSIKSLQCSHVDAARDTAKYFFSLD from the coding sequence ATGAGATCGATTGTAATCGCGGCCGGCGGAACCGGAGGACATATATCACCGGGAGTGGCTCTTGCGGAAGTTCTTACGGACTTAAAAGAGCAGATCGGATATGAGAATTTATATCTTTTTTCTTTAGAGAGGAATCGAAACAATCCGGATCTGGAACAAGCTCCGTGTAAGGTTCTCTGGCACAATCTTCCTCCTCTTTCCAGTAACATTCTTCTTTTTCCCTTTCGTTATACGTATCAGATTCTAAAAACGTTTTTGCTTTTCCGTAAACTCAACGTGGACGTAGTCATCGGAATGGGCGGTTACTCGACCGTCGCTTCGATTTTATACGGTGTTCTTTTTAGAAAAAAAGTCTATCTCTGCGAACAGAATTGTATTCCCGGAAACGTGAACCGATTGTTTTTTCGTTTCGCCAATAAGGCCGCGTTTAGTTTTCCTCCGGTCGACCATTCCGTGCCTTGCGATTGGTCGATCATAGGAAATCCTTTAAGAAAGAAAACGCTTCCAAAGATGTCTTTGAAGTTTTCGGAAAAATACGACACGAAAAAGAAGAAGCAGTTTAACGTGCTCGTAATGGGTGGGAGTCAAGGCGCGAGACAGATCAACAATATCGTCGTTCGTCTGATGGACCACGACGAAATCAATACTCAATTTCGATTTCGCTTATTAACCGGTTCGGCCTTATACGAAGAAGTTTCACAAAAAACGAAGAAGGATGCGGAACTCATCTCCTATACGGACAACATGAAAGAACAGTACGAGTGGGCGAACTTTGTGATCGCTCGTTCCGGTTCGGGTGTGTTGTCCGAATGCGCGGCCTTTGCTCTTCCTATGATTTTGATCCCTTATCCATATGCAAAGGATGATCATCAGATGGCGAACGCGAAGTATTTCGAACTCAACGGAGCCGCGGTAGTATTGGATCAGAAGGACGAAGATGAATCCCATCTTTTTAGAATTTTGGACAAATTGGCGAACGACGTATCTTTGTTAAACGACATGTCGATCAAATCTCTTCAGTGCTCTCACGTCGACGCGGCGAGAGACACCGCGAAATACTTTTTCTCTCTGGACTAA